CATAGCGCTCTGGGAATTAAAAAGTGCCGTTTTAATCAGGGCATTATCCTTATCTTCCGTTGTCGCAAATTTATCGGCTGACCAAAAATTCCACCAAGCACCTGTGCAATCTCCACAATCCTCTTCAGCGCCATTGGATTTCACGTTATCGAGCAGGCGAGTCCGTAACCCATGATCCGACCCTAAGCTTACACCGTCTGCCGGATACCCCATCCACCACTCGTGGCATGTTGGATAGCCACCAATTTCAACCCCGTCCGGTGGTGGCGGCAATATCGCTGAGTCACGCGCTTCTGAGTATGGAAAGTGCTCTGGTGCTAATGCTTTCGTCGCACGCAAGGTGTCGTAATATCCCGCGCGAGACAGGAAAAACTTTGATCCTGGCCACGCAATATCGTCATAAATTTCCCCATTCTGGAATTGCGATGGCAGCTCTGAATTGGGCAGGCGCTGACTGCCATACAGGTTCACGGCTGGTCGCCAGCACTGATTGTAAAAATCCCCTAACTCATCTTTCAGCGTCTTATCGGGTATCTCCAGTTCGGACAATCCCGACACCATGGTTCGCAAATCAGCCTGGCATGGAAGCTCTTGTTTGGCAGACTGAGCGATAGCATGGTTTAAGAGAGTTACTAGATACCACCACAGGGGCGCTTTAGGAGTATGACCATCCAGCATGGCATTAAACGCCCCCGCTTTTTGATCCAGTGTTGAATTTGAATTACCGAATTCTTTTTCGGAAGCCGTTTTCTCCAGCACACCGCTTTCTGTGGCTTCACACCGGTAATGTGTATAAGTTGTTTTATTGAGCTGCACATAAATCATTGGCTGCGCAGCCATGAATACAACGAATAGCATTGAGTAAATTCGTGTTTCCAGAATTCGAATAATGCTGTCCGAGTCGATGTCTCCATTGGCTTCACGCAAAGACAGGAGTGTGTTTACCAGGGTCGCTACAAATGGAACCAACACTAGCCCGGTGTTCGTCAGTAATGCCCACATGGCACCATAAAGATTCCAGGCCAGCACACTGGTATATAGCTCTAAAACACTACCAACGGGCATAACATTTACCTACTGAATGTATTGAAGAAAGTTGGAGGCAAAGAAGACCTCGTAACAAATAATTAGTACCAGCAGTGGTCGCCGAGAAGACCTCACCAGTTCATCCGTGACGGTTGGCACACGCAGTGCCAACACGCTTTTCCAATTGCGCCACAGAAAATAGTAAATACACAGCCTAAACAGCAGCAGCCAAGGAGATTGCGAGAAGTTATGTAGGTTTTGGATTCTCTCACCATCACCCGCCAGCATAATTTTCATGATGATGACGCTTGCGAATGCGGCGATAAAACATCCGGCAATCCACATAGTGATGCGTTTAAACCGGGCGAGCCGAGGCGAGTTAATTTGTGGTTTCTGAGTGAAACCTTGCTCAGCGTTATTCATTAATTCCGCCCTCGGTCATACCTGGGCGAGCAGGTCTGATTCGCACAAAATCGGTGAAGCGTTGATTGTCTTGGTTACGGGCAGAGCCGCGTTGAGCGATGGTGCCAGCGGCGTTGGTAATAATCTTTTGGCGAACTTCTGATTCAAACAAAACGTTGTCAATTTCTGCCTGCAAGCGTTGGCGAGAGTAATCAATTTCAGTCTGTGCCACCTCTCCGGAGGCGGATATATTGGGTTCCTGTGCTCCGGCATTCATAAGGTCGCGCGCGATCAGCGCTTTTTCCATGGTTCTTGCCAGGGAAACTTCACCGACTAATTTATTTGCCAGGATTTGTTGTTCATCGGTCGGTGCTCGACGCAGGTTCTGCAGCGTCAAATCGTTAATGGTCACGCCCATACCAGGTACGGAAAGTTTGTTTAGATCTTCTGACGTGTAACGATAACTGGCTGGTTTGGACAGGAGAGTCTGGAGATCCGCCTGAGCTATATCACGCTCTTTGCGGTATTGATACCGCAGACCTTGGCCGACTTTGGTTCTCAGTTTTTCACAGTTAGCGCAGGTGCGAACAATGCGCTCGCCCACCACTTCCCGAGTCCATTTCGCTGCTGCAGCCGAATCCGAAAAAACTCGGGTAATATTGGGATCGCCATTCACACCATCAGCATCCTCCACAGCAGCGCCACCGGCAATATGGTCATACCCAGCACTAATCGTGTCTTCCACAATCCGAATGGGCTCCTGGTTGAGTCCGCCTTTGGCGACACCACCGGCGAATTTGATACCTGCATTGCCTGATGACTCCTCAATGGATTGTTCAGCGGATACAGGATTGTCACCATTCATGCTGGCTTTATCCCACGAGCTTTTACGTGTAACGGCGATCCAGCCCTCCACGGGATCGCGACCGGCGCGCAGATCGGCTTTTGCATCGCGACAGGTTTTCAGGGAGAGCGTGAAGCTTTCTTTTGCATCTTTTAAGCCTTTTGTCAGCGTGTCGTAGAGGCCTGGCCAGTTTTCTTGTATCTGGGACAGCCCCCAAGCGGAGAAAACGGCTGTAGCGGCTCCCAAGACGTCCTCTGTAAGCCCATAGACATTGTGCTCGATGTCAGAGAAGGTCTCTGCAATACCGAAACTGGGATCAAATGAGCAGCCTCGAAACAAATTCCAATCTGCGGCCGCTGATAGGTTCAGGTGGGTTTTATTCGACTGGTTGTAATACATGTAGGGATCACCACCACCAATCGCGTAATACCAAGAACCGTCACCGGTTGGCCTGACGATATTTCCATCTGCTGTAGCCGTTTCTGATAGCAGGCAAGAGAAAGCGAGTGTTGAGAGCGCAAGCGCTTGGTTTATAAATTTCATTCCAAAATCCTCATGCTTTGTAAGCAAGATTAAAAATCTACTTTGGTGATGTACGCGCCTTCTCTTTCACAGCAGGCGTAATAGCGCCACAAATTCCACATATAGCTTTCCCGATTTTTCCGTCGTCCATTTGCCCAAGACGCTGGGCCACCAAAAGTCATATGAGAGTTTTCCACCCAAGGTGCTACCTGCTGGAATCGATTATCGTTCCCGCCAATGCTCACAGGATCTGGCCGCCAGCACCTGTTCTCACATGAGCCGTTGGCTGGGAGGTAAACGTGAGGCTGTAAGTCTCGGGTAACGATCTCAGCAGCTCGGTGTGCGGCTACGGCAGCATTAATCGCATCATAAGGATGTGCGCCCCAACCACAGCGAGGATAAAGGGGCGCCCAATAGCCATCACCTAAAATGGGAAGCCAATTACCAGTCGTTATTTTTGGTGTGCCGAATATCGATTGCGGAAAAATCTGCTCTATTCCTGGATCGTTCCAATTCGGATCGAAGCTGGACAGGAAATGCGGCAACATGGGAATGTCGTTTGCAGATTCACAGAAGAATTCGCTTGAACCCAATGCGTCAAAAATCCAGGTTGCTGGATGTGAAATGACATCTACGGATTTAAAATCCAAATTGGTGTCTTGGTCTTTGGAGGACTCGCTTCGGGTGATGGCACCGCTCGGATTATTATTCCAGTCAGTTGTTGCATCCCACTCGCTCTGAAAGGTATACGAAGCAATGACCAGCTCTGGAATATAGTGGCCAACTCTCCACGATGTTTCTATATCGCAACTAAATAGAGAGCATCTTAACCAGAAGCAAATTCCCAGAAGCTCCCACTCTAAACAGTCAACACAACTTATTGCCGACTCGATGATGTCAAGCGTAGATAAATTGCCTTCTTTCTCTCCGGTAGGAACTGATTGCGCATGGGTCGCCGAGGAAACTATTGATAGATACAGAAAAATTACAAATACATATTTCAGCATTAATCATTCTCTC
The nucleotide sequence above comes from Cellvibrio sp. PSBB023. Encoded proteins:
- a CDS encoding integrating conjugative element protein, which codes for MKFINQALALSTLAFSCLLSETATADGNIVRPTGDGSWYYAIGGGDPYMYYNQSNKTHLNLSAAADWNLFRGCSFDPSFGIAETFSDIEHNVYGLTEDVLGAATAVFSAWGLSQIQENWPGLYDTLTKGLKDAKESFTLSLKTCRDAKADLRAGRDPVEGWIAVTRKSSWDKASMNGDNPVSAEQSIEESSGNAGIKFAGGVAKGGLNQEPIRIVEDTISAGYDHIAGGAAVEDADGVNGDPNITRVFSDSAAAAKWTREVVGERIVRTCANCEKLRTKVGQGLRYQYRKERDIAQADLQTLLSKPASYRYTSEDLNKLSVPGMGVTINDLTLQNLRRAPTDEQQILANKLVGEVSLARTMEKALIARDLMNAGAQEPNISASGEVAQTEIDYSRQRLQAEIDNVLFESEVRQKIITNAAGTIAQRGSARNQDNQRFTDFVRIRPARPGMTEGGINE
- a CDS encoding TraU family protein codes for the protein MLKYVFVIFLYLSIVSSATHAQSVPTGEKEGNLSTLDIIESAISCVDCLEWELLGICFWLRCSLFSCDIETSWRVGHYIPELVIASYTFQSEWDATTDWNNNPSGAITRSESSKDQDTNLDFKSVDVISHPATWIFDALGSSEFFCESANDIPMLPHFLSSFDPNWNDPGIEQIFPQSIFGTPKITTGNWLPILGDGYWAPLYPRCGWGAHPYDAINAAVAAHRAAEIVTRDLQPHVYLPANGSCENRCWRPDPVSIGGNDNRFQQVAPWVENSHMTFGGPASWANGRRKNRESYMWNLWRYYACCEREGAYITKVDF
- a CDS encoding conjugal transfer protein TraG N-terminal domain-containing protein produces the protein MPVGSVLELYTSVLAWNLYGAMWALLTNTGLVLVPFVATLVNTLLSLREANGDIDSDSIIRILETRIYSMLFVVFMAAQPMIYVQLNKTTYTHYRCEATESGVLEKTASEKEFGNSNSTLDQKAGAFNAMLDGHTPKAPLWWYLVTLLNHAIAQSAKQELPCQADLRTMVSGLSELEIPDKTLKDELGDFYNQCWRPAVNLYGSQRLPNSELPSQFQNGEIYDDIAWPGSKFFLSRAGYYDTLRATKALAPEHFPYSEARDSAILPPPPDGVEIGGYPTCHEWWMGYPADGVSLGSDHGLRTRLLDNVKSNGAEEDCGDCTGAWWNFWSADKFATTEDKDNALIKTALFNSQSAMELNLGNGLSGGGDSLASDTVGAIKTGIAFLGAAMTSIPNAVETESYRKLAPAIQAITLMIFIIVLPFLLTLGSFSLGNLVTLSILQFSIIFWSFLFAFAAWLDNFLLDSLLSFGDDGRTVVGYVMPDAVHNPDAMAISWVVRMCYWLLPLLFTYYLGAIGLSAGTQITGAVNKAGLGAAGQSSGFAGKLQSNSISKTKEMARK